A genomic region of Rhodospirillales bacterium contains the following coding sequences:
- a CDS encoding flagellar protein FlgN, whose protein sequence is MTTEKNLQQPRNKPSKAEAFILSRDPNRAMQEMMETIDAMRRVFIEENEALKEGKTKMFMSLQDKKIETAHRYQSGTEQLMKRRAELASLDPGLRRQLADMQAEFSELTAENLKALERTRKGVERLSNRIMSSARKAARQERVKYGASGQLEEHTGRVSIGINESA, encoded by the coding sequence ATGACGACAGAAAAAAATCTGCAGCAGCCGAGAAATAAACCGTCAAAAGCAGAGGCGTTTATCCTGTCCCGCGACCCTAACCGGGCCATGCAGGAAATGATGGAGACCATCGACGCCATGCGCCGGGTTTTCATCGAGGAAAATGAAGCCTTAAAAGAAGGCAAAACCAAGATGTTCATGTCCCTGCAGGATAAAAAAATAGAAACGGCCCACCGTTACCAGTCCGGCACCGAGCAACTTATGAAACGGCGCGCCGAACTGGCCAGCCTTGACCCCGGTTTGCGGCGGCAGCTGGCTGACATGCAGGCCGAGTTTTCCGAGCTGACCGCCGAAAACCTGAAAGCACTGGAGCGCACGCGCAAAGGTGTCGAGCGTCTGAGCAACCGGATTATGAGTTCCGCCCGCAAGGCCGCCCGGCAGGAACGCGTCAAATACGGCGCATCGGGACAACTGGAAGAACATACGGGCCGCGTTTCCATCGGCATCAACGAAAGTGCCTAA
- a CDS encoding rod-binding protein: protein MNDLMTPDTQIALMTASQADIGKAVQKTKGTNDIKNLEKIEEAAQEFEAVFLSEMLKPMFEGTMEPDPMFGGGKGEEIFKGMMLQEYGKMLADKGGVGIAEHVKAELIRIQETAQK from the coding sequence ATGAACGATTTGATGACACCCGATACCCAGATAGCGCTGATGACGGCTTCGCAAGCCGACATCGGGAAAGCTGTCCAGAAAACCAAGGGTACGAACGACATCAAAAACCTCGAGAAAATCGAGGAAGCCGCCCAAGAGTTCGAGGCCGTGTTTTTGTCCGAAATGCTGAAACCGATGTTCGAAGGCACGATGGAACCCGATCCGATGTTCGGCGGCGGCAAAGGCGAAGAAATATTCAAAGGCATGATGCTTCAGGAATACGGCAAGATGCTGGCCGACAAAGGCGGCGTCGGGATTGCCGAGCACGTCAAGGCTGAACTTATACGCATACAGGAGACCGCACAGAAATGA
- a CDS encoding flagellar basal body P-ring protein FlgI, translating to MTNNKKSRRVLSALIALALVACAFFPAAAQAKTTRIKDIVDIEGVRENMLVGYGLVVGLNGTGDSLNNAPFTKQSLTAMLERLGVNIKGENLNTGNVAAVMVTATLPPFTNQGSKIDIAVSALGDAESLQGGTLLVTPLMGADGEVYAVAQGSVTIAGFSAEGDSATFIKNIPTSGRIAEGAIVEREIDFNLEDFRQVRLALKNPDFTTARRIARAINGFLSTSAAKAENSGSVKLSLPGGFKGTIVDLITDIEQLPVQPDQVARVVIDERSGVIVMGADVRVSTVAIAQGNLTIKITETPQVSQPNPFAAQGETVVVPRTDIEINQGDNVDLAILDSGVTLQDLVTGLNRLGVAPRDTITILQAIKAAGALQAEISSL from the coding sequence ATGACGAACAACAAAAAAAGCCGCCGGGTATTGAGCGCTTTGATCGCTCTCGCTCTGGTGGCCTGCGCCTTTTTCCCGGCAGCCGCACAGGCCAAAACGACGCGGATCAAGGATATTGTCGACATCGAAGGCGTGCGGGAAAACATGTTGGTTGGCTATGGCCTTGTGGTCGGGCTTAACGGCACGGGCGACAGCCTGAACAACGCCCCGTTCACCAAACAATCGCTGACCGCCATGCTGGAGCGTCTGGGCGTCAATATTAAAGGGGAAAATCTGAATACCGGCAACGTCGCCGCTGTCATGGTTACCGCGACCCTGCCCCCTTTCACCAATCAGGGCTCCAAAATTGATATTGCGGTATCAGCCCTTGGCGACGCCGAAAGCCTGCAGGGTGGCACGCTGCTGGTAACGCCGTTGATGGGCGCAGACGGCGAAGTTTACGCCGTTGCTCAGGGATCAGTAACGATCGCCGGTTTTTCCGCCGAAGGTGATTCGGCGACCTTTATCAAGAACATCCCGACATCGGGCCGCATTGCCGAAGGCGCGATTGTCGAACGGGAAATCGACTTTAACCTTGAGGATTTCAGACAAGTGCGTCTGGCCCTGAAGAATCCCGATTTCACCACCGCCCGGCGGATTGCCCGCGCCATTAACGGCTTTTTGTCGACATCCGCGGCCAAGGCTGAGAATTCCGGCAGCGTTAAACTGAGCCTGCCCGGCGGTTTCAAAGGAACGATTGTCGACTTGATTACCGATATTGAACAACTGCCCGTTCAGCCCGATCAGGTCGCCCGCGTCGTGATAGACGAGCGCTCCGGTGTGATTGTCATGGGCGCCGATGTCCGGGTCAGCACCGTAGCCATCGCGCAAGGAAACCTGACGATCAAAATCACCGAAACACCGCAGGTCTCGCAGCCCAACCCGTTTGCCGCGCAAGGCGAAACCGTTGTGGTGCCGCGCACCGATATCGAAATCAACCAAGGCGACAATGTTGACCTGGCGATCCTAGACTCCGGCGTAACCCTGCAGGATCTGGTGACCGGCCTGAACCGGCTGGGCGTGGCCCCGCGCGACACGATCACCATTTTGCAGGCGATCAAGGCCGCCGGGGCGCTGCAGGCCGAGATTTCGAGTTTGTAA
- a CDS encoding flagellar assembly protein FliX has product MKIEGPKQTQSTKSTGSAKKTSAADKARFSEMMAAASGGASETGATQSIASMDALLAVQGAEDPTARAAKRRMKARADDLLQELDRIRMGLLNGNLTVGHVIDIADVVASHREKITDPRMTAILDEIDLRAQIEIAKMRKALDNQNG; this is encoded by the coding sequence ATGAAAATCGAAGGTCCGAAACAGACTCAATCAACTAAATCAACGGGAAGCGCCAAAAAAACATCGGCGGCGGACAAGGCGCGCTTTAGCGAAATGATGGCGGCGGCCTCTGGCGGAGCCTCGGAAACAGGCGCAACGCAGTCGATCGCGTCGATGGATGCATTGCTGGCGGTGCAGGGGGCCGAAGATCCTACGGCGCGGGCGGCAAAGCGGCGGATGAAGGCACGTGCCGATGATTTGTTGCAAGAGCTGGATCGGATCCGTATGGGGCTGCTAAACGGTAATCTGACGGTTGGTCACGTTATTGATATTGCCGATGTCGTTGCCTCTCACCGGGAAAAAATCACAGATCCGCGAATGACCGCCATTCTGGATGAAATTGACCTGCGCGCCCAGATTGAAATCGCAAAAATGCGTAAAGCGTTGGATAATCAAAACGGATGA
- the dksA gene encoding RNA polymerase-binding protein DksA: MASEKSVIVPPDYDPTKDKGDYMNPVMLEYFRLKLIRWREELLRESSETIQNTLQGTELQKPDLADRASAETDHALELRTRDRERKLINKINDALDRVEDGEYGYCEETGEPIGAARLDARPVATLSLEAQERHERLEKTHRDE, encoded by the coding sequence ATGGCATCGGAAAAAAGCGTGATCGTCCCGCCGGATTATGATCCGACCAAGGATAAAGGCGACTATATGAATCCGGTTATGCTGGAATATTTCCGGTTAAAACTGATCCGCTGGCGCGAAGAGCTGTTGCGGGAATCGTCTGAAACGATCCAGAACACATTGCAGGGCACTGAACTGCAAAAGCCTGATCTGGCGGACCGTGCATCGGCGGAAACCGATCATGCGCTGGAACTGCGGACCCGTGACCGGGAGCGTAAGCTGATTAACAAGATTAACGACGCGCTCGACCGGGTGGAAGACGGGGAATACGGCTATTGCGAGGAAACCGGCGAACCGATTGGCGCTGCCCGTCTTGATGCGCGGCCTGTTGCCACATTGAGTCTGGAAGCGCAGGAGCGCCATGAGCGTCTCGAAAAAACGCACCGGGATGAATAG
- a CDS encoding flagellar basal body L-ring protein FlgH, which yields MKVTYRNLILALAASTTLTACGSLDRIQNVGKAPDMSAIENPQLQADYQPVSMPMPAPKSVSKQPNSLWASDRKGFFKDQRAKEVGDILTVMVDIKDEAQLDNKTERKRTSSENAGMDNLLGIESSLNRVLPQAIDPANLVGMDADSGHKGEGTVDRQEDVKVELAAIVTQILPNGNMVIQGKQEVRVNFEKRILMIAGVIRPEDISTDNSISHEQIAEARIVYGGEGQLTDVQQPRYGQQLYDIVFPF from the coding sequence ATGAAAGTAACATACAGAAATCTTATTCTGGCGCTGGCCGCCAGCACCACGCTGACAGCCTGCGGTTCTCTGGACCGGATACAAAATGTCGGTAAGGCACCGGATATGAGCGCCATCGAAAATCCGCAGCTGCAAGCCGATTACCAGCCTGTCAGCATGCCGATGCCGGCGCCGAAGTCTGTCAGTAAGCAGCCGAATTCCCTGTGGGCCTCGGACCGTAAAGGTTTCTTCAAAGATCAACGCGCCAAGGAAGTCGGCGATATTCTGACGGTTATGGTCGACATCAAAGATGAAGCGCAGCTTGATAACAAGACCGAACGCAAACGCACCAGCAGCGAAAATGCCGGGATGGATAATCTGCTGGGGATCGAATCGAGCCTGAACCGTGTCCTGCCGCAGGCCATTGACCCGGCAAACCTGGTTGGCATGGATGCCGACTCCGGCCACAAGGGCGAAGGCACCGTCGACCGGCAAGAGGATGTAAAAGTTGAGCTAGCCGCTATCGTGACCCAGATTCTACCGAACGGCAACATGGTCATTCAGGGCAAACAGGAAGTCCGGGTCAATTTTGAAAAACGAATTTTGATGATCGCCGGCGTGATTCGTCCGGAAGATATTTCCACCGACAACTCCATTTCTCATGAACAGATTGCCGAGGCGCGGATTGTCTATGGCGGCGAAGGACAGCTTACGGATGTTCAGCAGCCCCGTTACGGCCAACAGCTTTACGATATCGTTTTCCCCTTCTAA
- the flgA gene encoding flagellar basal body P-ring formation protein FlgA, with amino-acid sequence MESVTITKTVDLTFRLIVLTLSVTLGLIFLFAGARTVLAASLKHTAVVTKDVLTVGDLFEGLPDTKASYPLGPAPQPGQEMVLNARTLYRIAAALDLPWQPSSTAEQVTVRRSATLINTTVISEAIEQSLHDQGLQGHFNLAYDMANPPEMILPGHMPVSLEIADLRYDAQKGRFEARLAAPSREHPESEMTVTGQIERMVSVPVLKNVMRQDDIIGQADITWLDVREKDLQHDVLLNEDDLLGMTPRRMALSGQPLRAGELIHPEVVERGAKITLVYKEGPLNLTARGKAMQNGAVGDLIRVVNLASNRTVEGFVSGPQEVTIASQ; translated from the coding sequence ATGGAAAGCGTAACAATTACTAAGACAGTTGATTTAACATTCAGGTTGATTGTGTTGACCCTGTCTGTGACGCTGGGATTGATCTTCCTTTTTGCCGGCGCCCGGACGGTGCTGGCCGCCAGCCTGAAACATACGGCTGTCGTCACGAAAGACGTTTTGACGGTTGGTGATCTGTTTGAAGGCCTGCCGGACACCAAGGCCTCCTACCCTCTCGGTCCGGCGCCGCAGCCCGGCCAAGAGATGGTCTTAAACGCCCGGACCCTGTACCGGATTGCCGCCGCCCTCGATTTGCCGTGGCAGCCCAGCAGCACCGCCGAACAAGTTACCGTCCGCCGGTCTGCGACCCTAATCAACACAACGGTTATTAGCGAAGCGATTGAGCAATCCCTGCACGATCAAGGGCTTCAAGGGCATTTCAACCTGGCCTATGACATGGCCAATCCTCCGGAAATGATTTTGCCGGGGCACATGCCGGTCAGCCTTGAGATTGCCGATTTACGCTATGACGCTCAAAAAGGTCGTTTTGAAGCCCGGCTGGCCGCGCCGTCACGCGAACACCCGGAAAGCGAAATGACCGTCACCGGCCAGATTGAGCGCATGGTCTCCGTCCCCGTTTTGAAAAACGTCATGCGTCAGGATGATATTATCGGGCAGGCTGATATCACATGGCTGGACGTGCGGGAAAAAGACCTTCAGCACGACGTTCTTTTGAACGAAGACGACTTGCTGGGCATGACCCCGCGCCGCATGGCCTTGAGCGGTCAGCCCCTGCGGGCCGGTGAGCTTATACACCCGGAAGTCGTCGAACGCGGCGCAAAGATTACGCTGGTTTACAAAGAAGGTCCGTTAAACCTGACGGCCCGTGGCAAGGCCATGCAGAATGGCGCTGTAGGTGATCTGATCCGCGTTGTTAATCTTGCCAGCAACCGGACGGTCGAGGGGTTCGTATCCGGACCACAGGAAGTGACTATTGCGTCCCAGTAA
- the flgG gene encoding flagellar basal-body rod protein FlgG — MRSLDIGATGMLAQQMNVDVISNNIANMTTTGHKRQRVDFKDLIYQNLSRPGSQSSDVGTILPSGLQLGLGVRVGSVYRIHEQGPLQMTENPLDLALTGDGFFQITMPDGDTAYTRSGVFQINQDGEIVTTQGYQLEPNIVVPDDAIAVEINESGEVFAQISGQVALSNLGQIDIATFVNPAGLEAIGDNLFVETEGSGTPTVGTPNTENFAAIRQGALESSNVNVVEEITQLITAQRAYEMNSNIITTSDEMLQTVTQLR; from the coding sequence ATGAGATCTCTGGATATCGGTGCAACGGGCATGTTAGCCCAGCAAATGAATGTCGATGTGATTTCCAACAACATCGCCAACATGACCACGACCGGCCATAAACGCCAGCGCGTGGATTTCAAGGATCTGATCTATCAGAACCTCAGCCGCCCCGGATCGCAATCCTCGGATGTCGGCACAATCCTGCCTTCCGGCCTGCAGCTTGGTCTGGGGGTCCGGGTCGGGTCGGTTTACCGCATTCACGAACAAGGGCCGCTGCAAATGACTGAAAATCCTCTGGATCTGGCGCTGACCGGCGACGGATTCTTCCAGATTACCATGCCGGACGGCGACACCGCTTACACGCGTTCCGGCGTCTTCCAGATTAATCAGGACGGGGAAATCGTCACCACGCAGGGTTATCAACTGGAGCCGAACATCGTGGTTCCCGATGATGCGATTGCCGTGGAAATCAACGAAAGCGGCGAAGTTTTCGCGCAGATTTCCGGGCAAGTTGCCTTGTCCAACCTAGGGCAAATTGACATTGCCACGTTCGTAAATCCGGCCGGGCTGGAAGCCATTGGTGATAACTTGTTCGTCGAAACCGAAGGGTCAGGAACGCCGACTGTCGGCACACCGAACACGGAAAATTTTGCCGCTATCCGCCAAGGCGCTCTGGAAAGTTCCAACGTCAATGTGGTCGAGGAAATTACGCAACTGATTACGGCGCAACGCGCCTACGAAATGAACTCGAACATTATCACGACCAGTGACGAAATGCTGCAAACCGTAACGCAGTTGCGTTAA
- the flgF gene encoding flagellar basal-body rod protein FlgF: MENSIYVGLSRQVALRANMDIIANNVANMSTPGYRAQNMVFTEYLSDPKGNTDPLSMVEDYGQFQSTEAGPMQFTGNPLDVSLQGPGFIGVQTNNGIMYTRAGNFQINVNGELVTGAGNLVAGSGGGPIIIPEGSTDLKIGHDGTISTSEGDLGQIMVTEFDNQQDLEATGNGLYKAPDGAGIPAENTSVMQGMLEGSNVKAVLEMTRMIDVLRAYQQTQKILSDEHERQRNMIQKLSRVS; the protein is encoded by the coding sequence ATGGAAAACAGTATTTATGTAGGATTGTCCCGACAGGTGGCCTTAAGGGCCAATATGGACATTATCGCCAACAACGTCGCCAACATGTCGACGCCAGGATACCGTGCACAAAATATGGTCTTCACCGAATATTTGTCCGACCCCAAAGGCAACACCGATCCGCTGTCGATGGTCGAGGATTACGGCCAGTTCCAATCAACCGAAGCCGGACCGATGCAATTCACCGGCAATCCACTTGATGTTTCCCTGCAAGGGCCGGGGTTCATCGGTGTTCAGACCAACAACGGGATCATGTACACCCGCGCCGGAAATTTCCAGATCAACGTTAATGGCGAACTGGTTACCGGGGCTGGAAACCTGGTGGCCGGCTCCGGCGGCGGTCCGATCATCATCCCGGAAGGCTCCACCGATCTGAAAATCGGACATGACGGCACGATCAGCACCAGCGAAGGTGATCTCGGCCAGATCATGGTGACCGAATTTGATAACCAGCAAGACCTGGAAGCGACCGGCAACGGGCTGTACAAAGCGCCGGACGGCGCAGGTATCCCGGCGGAGAACACGTCCGTTATGCAAGGTATGCTCGAAGGTTCAAACGTGAAAGCGGTATTGGAAATGACGCGGATGATCGACGTCCTGCGCGCCTACCAGCAAACGCAAAAGATTTTATCCGACGAACATGAGCGGCAACGAAACATGATCCAGAAACTGTCACGAGTCAGCTAA
- a CDS encoding flagellar basal body-associated FliL family protein produces MAEENQREDEDDTGVSEEGEGADGEEEGAGGGLNAKKIVLIVVLPLFLLLGAGGGLYFSGMLDSVLGGGSEEEQTADAGHGDEGGHGGGHGGEHGAKGNATGAHFLEIPNMTVNIQDTGGQTRYLRLTVQLELASEEDRAGVEAVMPRVVDQFQTYLRELHVRDLRGSAGIYRLQMELLSRVNAAAYPIEVKDVLFQEILIQ; encoded by the coding sequence ATGGCTGAAGAAAACCAGCGAGAAGACGAAGACGACACCGGTGTATCCGAAGAGGGCGAAGGGGCCGACGGTGAAGAAGAAGGCGCGGGCGGTGGTCTGAATGCCAAAAAAATTGTTCTGATCGTCGTTTTGCCGCTTTTCCTTTTATTAGGCGCGGGCGGCGGCCTTTATTTTTCCGGCATGCTGGATAGTGTTCTGGGCGGCGGCTCCGAGGAAGAGCAAACGGCCGATGCGGGGCATGGCGATGAAGGCGGACATGGCGGTGGCCACGGTGGTGAACACGGCGCAAAAGGAAATGCGACAGGCGCCCATTTCCTTGAAATCCCCAATATGACGGTCAATATTCAAGACACCGGCGGGCAGACACGTTATCTGCGTTTGACGGTGCAGCTTGAACTGGCCAGTGAAGAAGACCGGGCCGGTGTCGAGGCTGTGATGCCGCGGGTGGTCGATCAATTCCAGACCTATCTGCGGGAGCTGCATGTTCGTGACTTGCGCGGGTCGGCCGGTATTTACAGGTTACAGATGGAGTTGTTGTCGCGGGTGAACGCTGCGGCGTACCCGATCGAGGTCAAGGATGTGCTGTTTCAGGAAATCCTGATACAATAA
- the fliM gene encoding flagellar motor switch protein FliM yields the protein MAETEEMSAEEKAMAEEWESMAEGDGADATPEFDGGGGDDTSARILNQEEIDSLLGFDDDLSGGDEASGIMALINSAMVNYERLPMLDIVFDRLVRLMSTSLRNLTSDNVEVSLDQVSTVRFGDYMNSIPLPAMLSVFKAEEWDNNGLLVVDSALIYSIVDVLLGGRKGTPAIRVEGRPYTTIETKLVERMVGVSLSDLSSAFDPLSPVSFSLDRMETNPRFATITQSGNACVLARLRVDMGDRGGRIEILIPYATLEPIRELLLQMFMGEKFGRDSIWENHLTQELYKTDVQLQAVLGEQTVSLDDMLNWQVGTQIMFNTRIEDELELRCGHFPMFKGPVGQKQGNIAVRIERYIPPDKEGQS from the coding sequence ATGGCTGAAACCGAAGAAATGAGCGCTGAAGAAAAAGCCATGGCCGAGGAATGGGAGTCCATGGCCGAGGGCGACGGTGCCGATGCGACGCCTGAATTTGACGGTGGCGGCGGTGACGATACCAGTGCGCGAATTCTAAACCAGGAAGAAATCGACAGTCTTCTCGGTTTTGATGATGATCTGAGCGGCGGTGACGAAGCCTCGGGGATTATGGCGCTGATTAATTCGGCCATGGTCAACTATGAACGCCTGCCGATGCTCGATATTGTCTTCGACCGTCTGGTGCGTTTGATGTCGACATCGTTGCGTAATCTGACGTCGGATAACGTTGAGGTCAGCCTCGATCAGGTTTCGACCGTCCGTTTCGGCGACTATATGAATTCTATCCCGCTGCCGGCCATGCTGTCTGTTTTCAAGGCCGAAGAATGGGACAATAACGGCCTTTTGGTGGTGGATAGCGCGCTAATCTATTCTATCGTCGATGTGCTGCTGGGCGGCCGAAAGGGAACGCCCGCCATCCGCGTTGAAGGGCGTCCCTATACGACAATCGAAACCAAGCTGGTGGAGCGCATGGTCGGCGTATCGCTGAGCGATCTGTCATCGGCTTTTGATCCGTTGTCACCGGTCAGCTTTTCTCTCGACCGGATGGAAACCAACCCGCGTTTTGCGACGATTACGCAAAGCGGCAATGCCTGCGTTCTGGCGCGGCTGCGCGTCGATATGGGGGACCGCGGCGGCCGGATTGAAATCCTGATCCCGTATGCGACGCTGGAGCCGATCCGGGAATTGCTGCTCCAGATGTTCATGGGGGAGAAATTCGGACGGGACTCGATCTGGGAAAACCACTTGACGCAAGAGCTCTATAAAACCGATGTCCAGCTACAGGCTGTCTTGGGCGAACAAACTGTGTCTCTTGATGATATGCTGAACTGGCAGGTCGGAACGCAGATCATGTTTAACACCCGGATAGAAGACGAACTGGAATTACGGTGTGGCCATTTCCCGATGTTCAAAGGCCCGGTTGGCCAGAAACAGGGAAATATTGCTGTCCGTATTGAGCGCTACATCCCACCGGACAAGGAAGGGCAATCCTGA